From Chryseobacterium camelliae:
ATCCTAAAATCCTTAAAAACCTGGCCAATTATCTTCTGGACATGCTTCCGCTGGATAATTTCGACCTGATCTGCGGTGTTCCTTACGCGGCGCTTCCAATGGCAACAGCGATGTCACTGGAAAGCTATATCCCGCTGATCATCAAGAGAAAGGAAGCTAAAGAATACGGGACTAAAAAGATGATCGAAGGCATTTATCAGAAAGGGCATAACTGCCTGTTGGTAGAAGATGTCATTACTTCCGGAAAATCCCTTTTGGAAACCATTGCGGAAATTGAGCAGGAAGACCTTAAAGTAGCGGATATCGTAGTGGTTCTGGACCGTGAGCAGGGTGGAAAGCAGCTTCTGGAAAGCAAGGGTTACCGTGTACATACCTTATTCAGCATATCAGAAGTATGCTCTATCCTTAAGGATGCCGGCAAGCTTGCTGATGATGAGGTGCAGAGGATACAGGATTTCCTTAAAGGTAACCATGTTCAGTTCAAAGAAGAGCACCGCCTGTCTTATGAAAGTAAACTGAAATGTGCACAGCATTCCGTTTCTAAAAAATTATTGGAAATTGCATTAGCCAAAAAATCCAACCTGATTGCCTCGGCAGATGTTACCACAACACAGGAATTGCTGGACCTGGCTGAAAAAACAGGGCCGCACATTATCGCCCTTAAAACCCATATCGATATCATCTCCGATTTCGACTATGAAAAGACTATCCTTCCACTGAAGGAACTTGCTCTTAAACATCAGTTCTTACTGATGGAAGACCGTAAATTTGCAGATATCGGAAACACGCAGGAACTTCAATTTACCAGCGGTGTCTTTAAAATCACGGACTGGGCAGACTTTGTGACTTCACAGGTAATCGGAGGCTTTGAGTCCCTGGACTGCTTCAGAAATGTAGGCGTTGTAGCCATCGTCGGAATGTCATCCAAAGGTACGCTTACCACCAACAGCTACCGTGAAGAAGCCCTGAAGATTGCCTTATCGCATCCAAATGTTATCGGTGCTGTTTCCCAGCACAAAGTTCCGGAAGATATCCTTCTGTTTACACCCGGAGTTAACCTTGCCGATTCCGGAGACGGAAAGGGACAACAGTACAATACTCCCCAGCATGTATTCAAAACACTTCACACTGATTTCATTATTGTAGGAAGAGGTATTTATAAAGCTGAAGATGCCGAAAAAGCCGCCCTGACCTATAAAAATGAAGGGTGGAATGCCTATTTGCAGTCATTGGAAAAAAATCCCGCAGAAGTGTAATTTTTTTCTTAATTTCTTTAAAATAAGTTATATTTGACACTTTATCAGGATATTGAAAAAGGTTAGTATAAGTCTTATTTTGCTTTTGGGTGTTGCAGAGGTATCTGCACAGAAAGACAGCATTGCTGTGGAAGCCAGGCTCGCTCCGGACAGGAAAACAATGAGTATTGATCAGAAGATTGTCTATTACAATCATTCCGGAAAACCATTGGATTCTGTTAAGCTGCTGAACTGGGTCGCTGCATACCAAAAGAGAAATACTTCTTTGGTATACCGTAAACTGGAAGACCGGAATAATGACCTACATTTTGCCCGCAAGGAACAGTTGGGACAGGTTTCAGATCTGAGCATTTCAGAAGCTTCAGGTCATTCCCTTCCTGTCAACAGCCCTGCCGGTGAAAATATTTTCCTCGTGCTGCCCCAGCCTTTGGAGCCCGGTAAACCCATCACATTACACCTGCAATATCAGTTGCAGCTTCCTGATAGACGATTCACAGGCTACGGAACTTCAGATCATGATATTGCCTTAAAATATTTTTTTATTGTCCCGGATCATTTTGATCCGGACAATAATTTCAGACGGGATTATTATGACATTGAAGAGGCCGTAAGTTTCAATACCTTCTGGACCGTAAGTTTTGAGCTCCCCTCAGGCAACCGTGCCAAAAGTAATCTCCCAGAAGCATCGGCCAACTTATTCCGGGGCTATCTGGATTCAGATCCGGAGTTTCTCATTTCAGATCAGGACTACCCTTCCATCAGCATCAGTAAAGATGATATCCACACCGAAGTTCAGTTCGGATATCCTTTGAAACCTGAAGAAAAGCAGAACCTTGAATTTTTCCTTCCTTTACAGCTTGCTTTCATTAAAGAAAGAACAGGCAATATTCCTGAAAAACTTTTTATTTCGGATAAATTCAGGAGTAAAGAAGATTTTTTCGGCAATAATGATATTTCTTTCTGGAAATTCAAGTTCAGGCTGTTTACCAACGCAGAAAAAACAGACCAGGATTATTTTGGGATCATGGCTAAGAAAATCCTGGATGAAACAGTGATTACCGACAAACAAAAAGACCACTGGCTTAAAAACGGACTGAAATCCTACCTGGAAATGCAGTATCTTAAAAAGTTTTATCCGGAGACCAAAATTCTGGGGGCCTTACCGGAAACTAAAATTTTAGGGTTTAAGCCTTTAAAACTTTTCCATGCCTCCCATGTGAAGCTTACAGAACGTTACGGGCTCGCTTACCAATACATCATGTCTCAGAACCTGGACCAGAAGATAAAGCAGGAATACACTTTACTGAGCAACTTCAATGATATGGCGATCAGCAGCTTCGAAACCGGCACACTGTTCAGCTATACGGCAGATAAAATGGGCTATGAAACATTCAATGCCATCGTCAGGAATTATATCAGGGACAATACAGACCGGCAGGCGGCCCCGGAAGAATTACTGAAGCAAATTTCAGCGGAAGATCCAACCAGCACTTACCTGTCTGATTTCATGGATAGGAAGCACCGGGTTAATTTTAAGTTGAAAAGATTCAGGAAAGAGGATGATTCCCTGCTGATCAAAATATCCAAAAATACGGATGCAGCGATTCCGGTAAAGCTACAGACCGAAAACCGTACGGGAGAAACAAAAGGATACTGGACGGAGACAGGTGACGGCAGAGTAAAGATGACTTCCGTACCTTCTGCTGACGTATACAAGATCACCCTCAATGATGATTATATCTTCCCGGAATCCACGTTCAGAGATAATTTTCTGTACACCAAAGGAATTTTTTCCAATACCCGGAAGATCAAGATTAAATTCATAAAGGATATTCCCAATCCGGAATTCAACGAAATTTATATTAGTCCCAGGGTTCGT
This genomic window contains:
- a CDS encoding aminopeptidase, with product MKKVSISLILLLGVAEVSAQKDSIAVEARLAPDRKTMSIDQKIVYYNHSGKPLDSVKLLNWVAAYQKRNTSLVYRKLEDRNNDLHFARKEQLGQVSDLSISEASGHSLPVNSPAGENIFLVLPQPLEPGKPITLHLQYQLQLPDRRFTGYGTSDHDIALKYFFIVPDHFDPDNNFRRDYYDIEEAVSFNTFWTVSFELPSGNRAKSNLPEASANLFRGYLDSDPEFLISDQDYPSISISKDDIHTEVQFGYPLKPEEKQNLEFFLPLQLAFIKERTGNIPEKLFISDKFRSKEDFFGNNDISFWKFKFRLFTNAEKTDQDYFGIMAKKILDETVITDKQKDHWLKNGLKSYLEMQYLKKFYPETKILGALPETKILGFKPLKLFHASHVKLTERYGLAYQYIMSQNLDQKIKQEYTLLSNFNDMAISSFETGTLFSYTADKMGYETFNAIVRNYIRDNTDRQAAPEELLKQISAEDPTSTYLSDFMDRKHRVNFKLKRFRKEDDSLLIKISKNTDAAIPVKLQTENRTGETKGYWTETGDGRVKMTSVPSADVYKITLNDDYIFPESTFRDNFLYTKGIFSNTRKIKIKFIKDIPNPEFNEIYISPRVRFSNTYDKFLIGMNFKNQSLFDQKFLYSVTPTYSTGTGKLTGSGGVSYSFLPAESAIRSLTFGVSGSYFHYDYELAYRKATVYSSINFQKNPRSTVSRGIGISYNYLERDLSPAMIARNDYGKYNLWSAGYAYTDNQMIHEKSLSVSTQWMEDFHKVSAEGFYRWEFAPRQKLSLRLFAGYFIKNETRNNTFNYGISRVSNYAFSYTLLGESATSGILSQQFILADGGFKSFIPSTVNQWITSFNVDSSVWKIFHVYADAGMYKNKNQPAKFIWDTGVKVRIIPDFLEIYFPVQSSLGFEPSFKDYARRIRYTLVLNLGSVINAARRGWY
- the pyrF gene encoding orotidine-5'-phosphate decarboxylase; this translates as MESKKDFFLECYKLGIIKFGRFTLKSGIESPFYVDLRPLASDPKILKNLANYLLDMLPLDNFDLICGVPYAALPMATAMSLESYIPLIIKRKEAKEYGTKKMIEGIYQKGHNCLLVEDVITSGKSLLETIAEIEQEDLKVADIVVVLDREQGGKQLLESKGYRVHTLFSISEVCSILKDAGKLADDEVQRIQDFLKGNHVQFKEEHRLSYESKLKCAQHSVSKKLLEIALAKKSNLIASADVTTTQELLDLAEKTGPHIIALKTHIDIISDFDYEKTILPLKELALKHQFLLMEDRKFADIGNTQELQFTSGVFKITDWADFVTSQVIGGFESLDCFRNVGVVAIVGMSSKGTLTTNSYREEALKIALSHPNVIGAVSQHKVPEDILLFTPGVNLADSGDGKGQQYNTPQHVFKTLHTDFIIVGRGIYKAEDAEKAALTYKNEGWNAYLQSLEKNPAEV